From one Lotus japonicus ecotype B-129 chromosome 3, LjGifu_v1.2 genomic stretch:
- the LOC130747554 gene encoding NADP-dependent D-sorbitol-6-phosphate dehydrogenase-like, with protein MAITLNSGFKMPIIGLGVWRIQGQEIKDLVLNSIKLGYRHFDCAADYKNEPEVGEALKEAFDSGLVKREDLFITTKLWNSDHGHVLEACKDSLKKLQLDYLDLYLVHFPVATRHTGVGTTDSVKGEDGVLDIDTTISLETTWHAMEGLVSSGLVRSIGISNYDIFLTRDCLAYSKIKPAVNQIETHPYFQRDNLVKFCQKHGVSVTAHTPLGGAAANTEWFGSVSCLDDQVLKGLSAKYKKTTAQIALRWGIQRNTVVIPKTSKLERLKENFDVFDFELSKEDMELIGSIDKKYRTNTPGIFWGIDLYA; from the exons atggcaATCACCCTGAACAGCGGTTTCAAGATGCCGATCATTGGGCTCGGAGTGTGGCGGATTCAAGGGCAAGAAATCAAGGACCTCGTTCTCAATTCCATCAAACTCGGTTATCGCCATTTTGATTGTGCTG CTGATTACAAGAACGAACCAGAAGTTGGAGAAGCGCTTAAAGAAGCTTTTGACAGTGGCCTTGTGAAAAGGGAGGATCTTTTCATCACCACCAAG CTTTGGAATTCTGATCATGGGCATGTTCTTGAGGCCTGCAAAGACAGTCTGAAGAAGCTTCAGCTAGATTATCTGGATTTATATCTTGTTCATTTTCCTGTAGCCACTAGGCATACTG GGGTTGGTACTACTGATAGTGTGAAGGGTGAGGATGGAGTCCTGGACATAGACACCACCATATCCTTGGAAACTACCTGGCATGCGATGGAAGGTCTTGTTTCGTCGGGCTTGGTTCGCAGCATAGGGATCAG CAACTATGATATCTTTTTGACCAGAGATTGCTTAGCATATTCCAAGATAAAGCCGGCTGTAAATCAGATTGAAACTCATCCATATTTCCAGCGTGACAACCTTGTCAAATTTTGTCAGAAGCATGGGGTTAGTGTCACAGCCCACACTCCACTGGGAGGTGCTGCAGCAAACACGGAATGGTTTGGTTCAGTTTCATGTTTGGATGACCAAGTTCTCAAA GGTCTTTCTGCAAAATACAAAAAGACCACTGCGCAGATTGCTCTTCGCTGGGGCATTCAAAGGAACACTGTGGTCATTCCTAAAACATCAAAACTGGAGAGATTGAAAGAGAATTTCGATGTATTTGATTTTGAGTTGTCTAAAGAGGACATGGAGCTCATAGGAAGCATAGACAAGAAATATCGGACTAATACCCCAGGCATATTTTGGGGCATAGATCTCTATGCATAA